The sequence GATTGTCCAAACTCCGGATCATACCTGTATCCTTCATTTCATGTCCCTCATTTATATCTTCAGATTTGGTTGTATTTAATTATTATAACAGTAAATGTATTTTAAGATAAAGGGGAAAGCGTGTACGTAAAATGAACCTTTTGCCCTCCAGTGAAAGAGGTCCATTCAAAAGAAAGCGTGTCCTCCGAGCGTCCGGTAAAGCTAAGATTGTCGCCGGGATAGTCGATTTCGGTGTCGGGATATGTCTCCAGCCAGGCCTGGTCGTCCACGCTGAGCAGTTGCTTATACAGCTGAACGCTCTGGCCGCTGCGGCGGTCGATGAGAATGAGCGTGCCTTTTTGGAAGGGCCGTACCAGCAGAAAGTCGGTATCCATGAATTCCACCGCGAAGGCGTCGTTAATGCCGGTAATCTTCAGCAGATCATAGGTTTTAAAAATATGCCCGTCCGGATTCACAAGCGTAAGCTTCTGCCCGTCGACCATGACCACATTGCCCTGAAAAGCAAAAACATCCCGCTTCAATCCGGCCATGCGCGGATTCCTATAGTGGGTCTTGGCCTGGCGCACCAGGGAGCCGCCTGAAACAAGCGCGCGCCAGCGGGTGTTGTTGATATGCGGCTCGCCGCTGGCATTCTCGATCTCAACGGCATAGCTGGCCGAGTTGATCCTGCGCGCGGACATACTCACCCAGTCGAGATCGTTAACCTGGATCATACCTGCGCGGAGGGGCACTGCACCGCTCTGTCCGCTGTACAGGACGCCATACTCCCGGTTCAACCAGA is a genomic window of Paenibacillus durus ATCC 35681 containing:
- a CDS encoding copper amine oxidase N-terminal domain-containing protein translates to MNTRSKASRRTAALLAASTLTTLLFAAAPIEAAFASSASTSPAVPSAAESVILNDLSLEHSGFQENGTTYVPLKDISSYLDLQLLWNADKSSLEVTGLYQAVSLKAGQPKAYTAAGKVIMLGAETLIRGGVTYVPEKLFSKAFGVPVVWKGGNRFAVPYTPRYIKTSTGRELFWLNREYGVLYSGQSGAVPLRAGMIQVNDLDWVSMSARRINSASYAVEIENASGEPHINNTRWRALVSGGSLVRQAKTHYRNPRMAGLKRDVFAFQGNVVMVDGQKLTLVNPDGHIFKTYDLLKITGINDAFAVEFMDTDFLLVRPFQKGTLILIDRRSGQSVQLYKQLLSVDDQAWLETYPDTEIDYPGDNLSFTGRSEDTLSFEWTSFTGGQKVHFTYTLSPLS